CAAGGAAGGCGAGGGCGCCGAGATGCCGGGCATGCTGGTGGCCAGCCGCAGCCAGATCGCCCGAACCGACAGCAATGAGAAGGCCGTTCCCGCCAATCTGCTCACCGTAAGCATTCCGTTCCAATACCGGATCACCGACCTGCCCGCCTGGGCCTACAATCACGCCAACTCCGACGAATTGCTCCAGGAGCTGGCCAACCGCGAAGTCGTCCGCTACCTCGTGAACGTGGACATGGAAAACATCATGTCGAGCGGCCGGCTCGCCGCGGCGGAGGAGATTCGCCGGCGCGTTCAGGTGCGGGCGGACGAAGCGAAACTCGGCGTGAAGATTGTGTTCGCCGGCTTGCAGGACATCCATCCGCCGCTCGGGAACAAACGAACCCAGGTGGCGGCGGCGTTTGAACAGGTCGTCAGCGCGGTACAGGAAAAACAGACGAACATCCTTTACGCGCTGGCGTACGCGGCGGAAAAAATCCCGTCCGCGCAGGCGGAGGCCACAAACACTCTGGCGCAGGCGCGCAAGGAGGCGGTGACGAAGGTGGCGCTCGCGGAAGCGGAGGCCGCCCGCTTCACAAATCAAATCATCGCTTACGAGGCGTCACC
This portion of the Candidatus Angelobacter sp. genome encodes:
- a CDS encoding SPFH domain-containing protein; this translates as KEGEGAEMPGMLVASRSQIARTDSNEKAVPANLLTVSIPFQYRITDLPAWAYNHANSDELLQELANREVVRYLVNVDMENIMSSGRLAAAEEIRRRVQVRADEAKLGVKIVFAGLQDIHPPLGNKRTQVAAAFEQVVSAVQEKQTNILYALAYAAEKIPSAQAEATNTLAQARKEAVTKVALAEAEAARFTNQIIAYEASPSVYVQRSRLETLARSLEPVRKYVLAATNTQDILTLNLEEKIRSDLLGGVILPPDATKSSPTNR